The Geobacillus stearothermophilus ATCC 12980 genome contains a region encoding:
- a CDS encoding sporulation YhaL family protein has protein sequence MFSLPWWIYLVVAGIIFSGYMTVKTAAREREIDEAFIEKEGEIYMERIRQERERRKQAKSLQ, from the coding sequence ATGTTCAGTTTGCCATGGTGGATTTATTTGGTCGTGGCCGGCATTATTTTCAGCGGCTACATGACTGTAAAAACAGCGGCGCGCGAGCGGGAAATCGACGAGGCGTTTATAGAAAAAGAAGGCGAAATTTATATGGAGCGCATCCGTCAAGAACGGGAGCGGCGGAAGCAAGCGAAGTCCTTGCAATAG
- the serC gene encoding 3-phosphoserine/phosphohydroxythreonine transaminase: MKRAYNFNAGPSALPLPVLERAQKELLNFQNTGMSVMELSHRSKEYEAVHNAAKERLKRLLNVPDGYDVLFLQGGASLQFSMVPMNLLTEGKIGCYVLTGAWSEKALKEAQKIGLTTVVASSKEANYTYIPPLDDVKWPKNAAYVHITSNNTIFGTQWKEFPDTPVDLVADMSSDILSRPFDVSQFALIYAGAQKNLGPSGVTVVILRNDLLERIPDGLPTMLDYRTHQKSNSLYNTPPTFAIYMLSLVLEWVEEQGGVAAMEERNQQKAAMLYEAIDESGGFYKPHAEKGSRSLMNVTFTLPNEELTKTFLAEAKERGFVGLGGHRSVGGCRASIYNAVPLEACEALASFMNDFRRRFA, from the coding sequence ATGAAACGCGCGTACAACTTCAACGCTGGCCCGTCCGCGCTTCCGCTTCCGGTGCTTGAGCGGGCGCAAAAAGAGCTGCTTAATTTTCAAAACACCGGCATGTCGGTGATGGAATTAAGCCACCGAAGCAAGGAATACGAGGCGGTGCACAATGCGGCGAAAGAGCGGCTCAAGCGACTTCTAAATGTGCCGGACGGGTATGACGTTTTATTTTTGCAAGGCGGGGCGAGCTTGCAGTTTTCGATGGTACCGATGAACCTCCTCACGGAAGGGAAAATCGGCTGTTATGTGCTGACCGGGGCGTGGTCGGAGAAAGCGCTGAAAGAAGCGCAAAAAATCGGTTTGACAACGGTTGTCGCGTCGAGCAAAGAAGCGAACTACACGTATATTCCGCCGCTCGATGATGTGAAATGGCCGAAAAACGCCGCCTATGTCCATATTACGTCCAACAACACGATCTTCGGCACTCAATGGAAGGAATTTCCGGACACGCCGGTTGACCTGGTCGCGGATATGTCGAGCGATATTTTAAGCCGTCCGTTCGATGTCAGTCAATTTGCCCTCATTTACGCCGGGGCGCAGAAAAATCTCGGCCCGTCAGGAGTCACGGTTGTCATTCTCCGCAACGATTTGCTGGAGCGCATTCCGGACGGGCTGCCGACGATGCTTGATTACCGAACGCACCAGAAGAGCAATTCGCTGTACAACACGCCGCCGACGTTTGCGATTTACATGCTGTCGCTCGTGCTCGAATGGGTCGAAGAGCAAGGCGGTGTGGCGGCGATGGAAGAGCGCAACCAGCAAAAGGCGGCCATGCTGTATGAGGCGATTGATGAAAGCGGCGGCTTTTACAAACCGCACGCCGAAAAGGGGAGCCGTTCGCTCATGAACGTCACCTTTACGCTTCCAAATGAGGAGCTGACGAAAACATTCCTCGCCGAGGCGAAAGAACGCGGGTTTGTCGGGCTCGGCGGGCACCGATCGGTCGGCGGCTGCCGGGCGTCGATTTACAATGCGGTGCCGCTTGAGGCGTGCGAAGCGCTCGCATCGTTTATGAACGATTTTCGCCGCCGCTTTGCCTGA
- a CDS encoding tryptophan transporter, whose amino-acid sequence MNARTLVLMALLVGIGAVLHAAIPGLFFGMKPDMMLAMMVLAILLFPNVKAAGLVGVATGLISAMTTTFPGGQLPNMIDKIITAFVVFALIFAVKKYSQTVAGAAVLAAVGTVISGSVFLTAALLIVGLPGGTTFSALFVTIVLPTAALNAVAMAIIYPIAASIFRRMNVTAHV is encoded by the coding sequence ATGAATGCCAGAACATTAGTATTGATGGCGCTGTTAGTCGGAATCGGAGCCGTGTTGCACGCCGCCATTCCGGGGTTGTTTTTCGGAATGAAGCCGGATATGATGCTGGCGATGATGGTGTTGGCGATTTTGCTGTTTCCAAATGTCAAGGCAGCCGGTCTTGTCGGCGTCGCCACCGGGTTGATTTCCGCCATGACAACGACATTTCCGGGCGGGCAGCTTCCGAATATGATCGACAAAATCATCACGGCCTTCGTCGTCTTTGCCCTGATCTTTGCGGTGAAAAAGTACAGCCAGACAGTGGCCGGGGCGGCGGTGCTGGCGGCTGTCGGCACCGTCATTTCCGGGTCGGTGTTTTTAACCGCGGCGCTCCTTATTGTTGGGTTGCCGGGTGGAACGACCTTTTCTGCGCTGTTTGTCACGATTGTGCTGCCAACCGCGGCGTTAAATGCGGTGGCCATGGCCATTATCTATCCGATTGCGGCGTCCATCTTCCGGCGGATGAACGTCACAGCACACGTGTAA
- a CDS encoding HTH-type transcriptional regulator Hpr translates to MKGTEQHYSVKEAMLFSQRIAQLSKALWKSIEKDWQQWIKPFDLNINEHHILWIAYHFKGVSISEISKFGVMHVSTAFNFSKKLEEKGFLSFSKRQDDKRNTYIELTEKGEEVLMKLMETYDPTKNAVFNGVLPLRELYGKFPEILEMMCIVRNIYGDDFMEIFERAFENIKEDFVEQDGKLVRRTAKATEQEKELASQAN, encoded by the coding sequence ATGAAGGGGACAGAACAGCATTATTCCGTTAAAGAGGCAATGCTATTTAGCCAACGGATCGCCCAGCTGAGCAAGGCGCTATGGAAATCGATTGAAAAAGACTGGCAGCAATGGATCAAGCCATTCGATTTGAACATTAATGAGCATCATATTTTATGGATTGCTTACCATTTTAAAGGAGTATCGATCTCAGAAATTTCCAAATTTGGTGTGATGCACGTTTCGACAGCTTTTAACTTTTCGAAAAAACTGGAAGAAAAAGGGTTTCTTTCATTTTCCAAAAGGCAAGACGACAAGCGCAATACGTACATTGAGTTGACCGAAAAAGGCGAAGAAGTGTTGATGAAGCTGATGGAGACGTATGACCCGACGAAAAATGCCGTTTTTAATGGGGTGTTGCCGTTGCGCGAGTTGTACGGAAAGTTTCCGGAAATTTTAGAAATGATGTGCATAGTCCGCAATATTTATGGCGATGATTTTATGGAAATTTTTGAGCGGGCGTTTGAGAACATTAAGGAAGACTTTGTCGAGCAAGACGGCAAGCTCGTCAGGCGGACGGCGAAAGCGACAGAGCAGGAGAAAGAGCTGGCCAGCCAGGCTAATTGA
- a CDS encoding YhaI family protein — protein sequence MESLEKRVAKLEFHQSLLLEMVDETKKPFYSLVIRADLTKEEVDAFLSFCQELAEQYERQKAEGLTIFTPLLVQFAGMLHPNLPLEQTVDAMLAQQLFVPLMTELKMLIQTVN from the coding sequence ATGGAGTCGTTGGAAAAGCGAGTGGCCAAGCTCGAATTTCACCAGTCATTGTTGCTGGAAATGGTCGATGAAACAAAAAAACCGTTTTACTCCCTTGTGATCCGCGCTGATTTGACCAAAGAAGAAGTCGACGCATTCCTATCGTTTTGCCAAGAGCTCGCCGAGCAATATGAGCGGCAAAAAGCGGAAGGGTTGACGATTTTCACCCCTCTGCTCGTGCAGTTTGCCGGGATGCTCCATCCGAACCTTCCGCTCGAACAAACGGTTGACGCCATGTTGGCCCAACAACTGTTTGTGCCGCTGATGACCGAGCTGAAAATGCTCATTCAAACCGTCAATTAG
- a CDS encoding YjcZ family sporulation protein encodes MSAPYSGGFALIVVLFILLIIVGCACVIY; translated from the coding sequence ATGAGCGCACCTTATTCCGGAGGCTTTGCGTTGATTGTTGTGCTGTTTATTTTGCTAATCATTGTCGGCTGCGCCTGCGTCATCTACTAA
- a CDS encoding peptidylprolyl isomerase, whose translation MKKWMMATAVVSFMALSACSNDGLEAIVETKNGNITKDEFYNEMKERVGKSVLRDLIDEKVLSKKYKVTDEEIDREIERIKEAYGTQYDLAVQQNGEKVIREMVKLDLLRTKAAVEDIKVTEKELKEYYDNYKPKIRASHILVKDEKTAKEVKAKLDKGEDFAKLAKEYSQDPGSASNGGDLGWFGPGKMVKEFEEAAYKLKVGEVSDPVKTDYGYHIIKVTDKEKKKSFNEMKDEIAFEVKRNKLDPATMQSKVDKLVKDAGVEIKDKDLQDVIEQQGKQ comes from the coding sequence ATGAAAAAATGGATGATGGCCACTGCCGTCGTTTCGTTCATGGCTTTGTCGGCCTGCAGCAACGACGGTTTGGAAGCGATTGTGGAAACGAAAAACGGCAATATTACGAAAGATGAATTTTATAATGAGATGAAAGAGCGCGTCGGCAAATCCGTCCTTCGTGATTTGATTGACGAAAAAGTGTTGAGCAAAAAATACAAGGTAACCGATGAAGAGATCGACCGCGAAATCGAACGAATCAAGGAAGCGTATGGAACGCAATATGATTTGGCCGTGCAGCAGAACGGAGAAAAAGTGATCCGCGAAATGGTCAAGCTCGATTTGCTGCGGACGAAAGCGGCCGTTGAAGACATAAAAGTGACGGAGAAAGAGCTGAAGGAGTATTATGACAACTACAAGCCGAAAATTCGTGCCAGCCATATTTTGGTCAAAGATGAAAAAACAGCAAAAGAAGTAAAGGCGAAGCTTGATAAAGGCGAGGATTTCGCCAAGTTGGCCAAAGAATACTCCCAAGATCCAGGCTCGGCGTCCAACGGCGGCGATTTAGGCTGGTTTGGCCCAGGGAAAATGGTCAAGGAGTTTGAAGAAGCCGCCTATAAGCTGAAAGTCGGCGAAGTGAGCGATCCGGTGAAAACGGATTACGGCTACCATATCATTAAAGTGACGGACAAAGAAAAGAAAAAGTCGTTCAACGAAATGAAAGACGAAATTGCGTTTGAAGTCAAACGGAACAAGCTTGATCCTGCGACGATGCAGTCAAAAGTGGACAAATTGGTGAAAGATGCCGGTGTTGAGATCAAAGACAAAGATTTGCAAGATGTGATCGAGCAGCAAGGAAAACAGTAA
- a CDS encoding HIT family protein: MSDCIFCKIVNGELPAAKVYEDEHVLAFLDISQVTKGHTLVIPKVHTENVFTLTPEAAGRLFRAVPVIANALNKAFSPVGLNLLNNNGEQAGQTVFHYHLHLIPRYGKGDGFGAVWKSHASDYTPADLQAIAAAIREQLG, encoded by the coding sequence ATGAGTGATTGCATTTTTTGCAAAATCGTCAACGGTGAGTTGCCGGCGGCGAAAGTGTACGAAGACGAGCATGTGCTTGCCTTTTTGGACATCAGCCAAGTAACGAAAGGGCATACGCTTGTCATCCCAAAAGTACATACAGAAAACGTTTTTACGCTTACGCCGGAGGCAGCCGGCCGTCTGTTTCGCGCCGTGCCGGTAATCGCCAACGCGCTGAATAAAGCGTTTTCCCCCGTCGGGCTCAACTTATTGAACAACAATGGCGAGCAAGCGGGGCAGACGGTGTTCCATTACCATCTTCACCTCATTCCACGCTACGGCAAAGGGGATGGGTTTGGCGCGGTCTGGAAGTCGCATGCAAGCGACTATACGCCTGCTGACCTGCAGGCGATCGCGGCCGCCATTCGCGAGCAGCTCGGCTGA
- a CDS encoding ABC transporter ATP-binding protein, translating to MALLQVDHISGGYTAQNVLEDVTFSVERGEIVALIGLNGAGKSTTIKHIIGLMEPRRGTVSINGYTLAAEPEAYRKQFAFIPETPVLYEELTLEEHLRLAAMAYGLSEAEYERRLPPLLREFRLERRLSSFPAHFSKGMKQKVMIVCAFLLEPPLYMIDEPFLGLDPLAIHALLERMNEQKAKGAGILLSTHILATAERYCDSFVILHQGRVKAKGTLDDIRRQSGLKHATLDEVYIELTKDDAP from the coding sequence ATGGCGCTTTTGCAAGTGGATCATATATCCGGAGGGTATACAGCGCAAAACGTGCTTGAGGATGTGACATTTTCGGTTGAGCGCGGCGAAATAGTGGCCTTGATTGGCTTGAACGGGGCCGGGAAAAGCACGACAATCAAACATATTATCGGTTTGATGGAGCCGCGCCGCGGGACGGTTTCGATCAACGGCTATACGCTCGCGGCCGAGCCGGAGGCGTACCGGAAGCAGTTTGCCTTTATTCCGGAAACGCCGGTGTTGTATGAAGAACTGACATTGGAAGAACACTTGCGTCTAGCGGCGATGGCGTACGGGTTGAGCGAGGCGGAATACGAACGCCGCCTTCCTCCCTTGCTTCGCGAGTTCCGCCTCGAGCGGCGTCTTTCTTCGTTTCCGGCCCATTTTTCCAAAGGGATGAAACAAAAAGTGATGATCGTTTGCGCCTTTTTGCTTGAACCGCCTCTTTATATGATCGACGAGCCGTTTCTTGGCCTTGATCCGCTTGCGATTCATGCGCTGCTCGAGCGGATGAATGAACAAAAGGCGAAGGGAGCCGGCATTTTGTTATCAACCCATATTTTAGCAACGGCCGAGCGGTATTGCGACTCGTTTGTCATTTTGCACCAAGGGCGCGTGAAAGCGAAAGGAACACTTGATGACATCCGCCGCCAGTCCGGGTTGAAACATGCGACGCTTGATGAGGTGTACATTGAATTAACAAAGGATGATGCGCCATGA
- a CDS encoding ABC transporter permease — translation MMDAGKLWQERFRAEGRRRLRYLRYMFNDHLLVGLFIVLGWAAVVYKRSIEQLPPSFPYPAIAAAVFGWAAASGSVRTLFREADMVFLLPAERRLRPYIRRAFVFSAVWHSYGLCLLLLAAGPLHVRFSPVPWPLFLLGIVCLKLWNLWASWKGNYIAEPSFHRWSALVRLGASALVVYFWLAAAPWPFFGTVAALMAALSVCLWRWTEGETWKWERLIAEEQRAARLFYRVANLFTDVPEWRETAKRRRWLDPLLAFIPYGPRHVFFHLYARTFLRAGEYAGLYVRLTAIGCVVLAAADHEYMRAATVLLVLYATAVQLAALPHRHRYSLWTRLYPLPRTESPAAAMRLFAILLIAQNTLFHLVLAAVSPCFLWLATWVGGNAWGIWAAGRYGRPRRRANAGY, via the coding sequence ATGATGGACGCCGGCAAGCTTTGGCAGGAGCGCTTTCGAGCGGAGGGGAGGCGAAGGCTCCGGTACTTGCGTTACATGTTCAATGACCATTTGCTTGTCGGCCTGTTCATCGTGTTGGGCTGGGCGGCGGTCGTGTATAAACGCTCGATCGAACAGCTCCCCCCCTCATTTCCGTACCCAGCCATCGCTGCGGCGGTGTTTGGTTGGGCGGCGGCGTCAGGCTCGGTGCGCACCTTGTTTCGTGAAGCGGATATGGTGTTTTTGCTGCCGGCCGAGCGCCGGCTGCGTCCATATATTCGCCGGGCGTTTGTTTTCTCTGCAGTGTGGCACTCCTACGGCCTATGTTTGCTTCTTTTGGCGGCCGGACCGCTCCATGTCCGGTTTTCGCCGGTGCCGTGGCCGCTCTTTTTGCTCGGCATCGTCTGTTTAAAACTATGGAATTTATGGGCGAGTTGGAAGGGGAATTACATCGCTGAACCGTCGTTTCATCGTTGGAGCGCGCTTGTCCGCTTGGGCGCATCGGCGCTTGTCGTGTACTTTTGGTTGGCGGCGGCGCCGTGGCCGTTTTTCGGAACGGTCGCTGCGTTGATGGCCGCTCTTTCCGTCTGCTTATGGCGGTGGACAGAAGGGGAAACATGGAAGTGGGAGCGGCTCATCGCCGAAGAGCAGCGCGCAGCCCGATTGTTTTACCGGGTGGCCAACTTGTTCACGGACGTTCCGGAATGGCGGGAGACGGCGAAGCGGCGGCGTTGGCTCGACCCGTTGCTGGCCTTTATTCCGTACGGGCCGCGGCACGTCTTTTTCCATTTGTATGCACGCACGTTTTTGCGCGCCGGCGAGTACGCAGGGCTGTATGTGCGGCTAACCGCCATCGGATGCGTCGTGCTCGCGGCGGCCGACCATGAATACATGCGGGCGGCCACGGTGCTTTTGGTGTTGTATGCGACCGCTGTTCAATTGGCGGCGCTTCCTCATCGCCACCGTTATTCGCTATGGACGCGGCTGTACCCGCTGCCGCGGACGGAATCGCCCGCCGCTGCCATGCGGCTGTTCGCCATCTTGCTCATCGCGCAAAATACGTTGTTTCACCTTGTATTGGCTGCTGTCTCCCCCTGTTTTCTTTGGCTTGCCACTTGGGTGGGCGGAAACGCGTGGGGGATCTGGGCGGCCGGGCGCTATGGACGCCCGCGCCGGAGGGCCAACGCCGGCTATTAG
- the hemE gene encoding uroporphyrinogen decarboxylase, which yields MTRRINDTFLRACRGEKTDYVPVWYMRQAGRSQPEYRALKEKYSLFEITHEPELCAYVTRLPVEQYGVDAAILYKDIMTPLPAIGVDVEIQGGIGPVIANPIRSLQDVERLGEIDPEHDVPYVLETIRLLVNEQLDVPLIGFAGAPFTLASYMIEGGPSKNYHKTKAFMYAEPKAWFALMDKLAEMTIRYVRSQIQAGASAVQIFDSWVGAVNADDYRAFIKPAMARIFAALREEGVPLIMFGVGAGHLVREWNDLPLDVIGLDWRLSIREARRQGIVKAIQGNLDPAVLLAPWNVIEERVKRILDEGMEQPGYIFNLGHGIFPDVQPATLKRLTAFIHEYTSAK from the coding sequence ATGACAAGACGGATCAACGATACATTTTTGCGCGCCTGCCGCGGCGAGAAAACGGATTATGTGCCGGTCTGGTACATGCGGCAAGCCGGCCGGTCGCAGCCGGAGTACCGGGCGCTGAAAGAAAAATACTCGCTGTTTGAGATTACGCATGAACCGGAGCTGTGCGCCTATGTCACGAGGCTTCCGGTCGAACAATACGGCGTTGATGCCGCGATTTTATATAAAGACATTATGACGCCGCTGCCGGCGATTGGCGTTGATGTTGAGATTCAGGGCGGCATCGGGCCGGTGATCGCCAATCCGATTCGCTCGCTTCAAGACGTCGAACGGCTCGGGGAGATCGATCCGGAACATGATGTGCCATACGTGCTGGAGACGATCCGGTTGCTTGTCAACGAGCAGCTTGACGTGCCGCTCATCGGGTTTGCTGGTGCGCCGTTTACGTTGGCGAGCTACATGATTGAAGGCGGACCATCAAAAAATTACCATAAAACAAAAGCGTTTATGTATGCGGAACCGAAGGCATGGTTTGCCTTAATGGACAAACTCGCCGAGATGACGATCCGCTACGTGCGGTCGCAAATTCAGGCCGGGGCGAGCGCGGTGCAGATTTTTGATTCTTGGGTCGGAGCGGTGAATGCGGACGATTACCGGGCGTTTATTAAGCCGGCGATGGCGCGCATTTTTGCCGCTTTGCGCGAGGAAGGCGTGCCGCTCATTATGTTTGGCGTCGGGGCGGGCCATTTGGTGCGCGAGTGGAACGATTTGCCGCTTGATGTCATCGGCCTTGATTGGCGGCTGTCAATTCGGGAGGCGCGCCGCCAAGGCATTGTGAAAGCCATCCAAGGCAACTTGGATCCGGCGGTGTTGCTCGCTCCATGGAATGTGATCGAAGAGCGGGTGAAACGCATTTTGGACGAGGGGATGGAGCAGCCGGGCTATATTTTTAACCTGGGACATGGCATTTTCCCTGATGTGCAGCCGGCGACTTTGAAGCGGCTGACGGCTTTTATCCATGAGTATACTTCAGCAAAGTAA
- the hemH gene encoding ferrochelatase has product MKNIVGLLVMAYGTPYKEDDIERYYTHIRHGRKPPQEQIEDLKARYRAIGGLSPLAKITEEQAKRLEERLNEVQDEVEFRMYLGLKHIEPFIEDAVERMHDDGIKETVGIVLAPHYSTFSIRSYNERAKAAAEKLGGPVIYTIDQWYDEPKFLQYWSERVRAIFDAMPEQERERAVLIVSAHSLPEKIIQAGDPYPEQLQDTAERIAKQAGVSHYAVGWQSAGSTPEPWLGPDVQDLTRQLHEEHGYTSFVYAPVGFVADHLEVLYDNDIECKQVTEEIGARYYRPEMPNTDPLFIDALATVVLKRLAKEGGKHE; this is encoded by the coding sequence ATGAAGAACATTGTCGGACTGCTTGTGATGGCGTACGGCACGCCGTACAAGGAAGACGATATTGAACGGTATTATACGCATATCCGCCACGGGAGGAAGCCGCCGCAAGAACAAATCGAGGATTTAAAAGCGCGCTACCGGGCGATCGGCGGCCTGTCGCCGCTTGCGAAAATTACGGAAGAGCAGGCGAAACGGCTCGAGGAGCGGCTGAACGAAGTGCAAGATGAAGTCGAGTTTCGCATGTATTTAGGGCTCAAACATATTGAGCCGTTCATTGAGGATGCCGTCGAGCGCATGCATGATGACGGCATCAAAGAAACGGTTGGGATCGTCCTAGCCCCTCATTATTCCACATTCAGCATCCGCTCGTACAACGAGCGGGCGAAAGCGGCGGCGGAAAAGCTTGGCGGCCCGGTTATTTATACGATTGACCAGTGGTATGACGAGCCGAAGTTTTTGCAATATTGGTCCGAACGAGTGAGAGCCATTTTTGATGCCATGCCGGAACAAGAGCGGGAACGGGCGGTGTTGATCGTCTCGGCCCATAGTTTGCCGGAAAAAATCATTCAAGCGGGCGACCCGTATCCAGAACAGCTCCAAGACACAGCCGAACGTATTGCCAAACAAGCCGGCGTCTCGCATTACGCCGTCGGTTGGCAAAGCGCCGGCAGCACGCCGGAGCCATGGCTTGGCCCGGACGTGCAAGATTTGACGCGCCAGCTCCATGAAGAGCACGGCTATACGTCGTTCGTTTATGCGCCGGTCGGTTTTGTCGCCGACCATTTGGAAGTGTTGTATGACAACGATATTGAATGCAAGCAAGTAACCGAAGAAATTGGCGCCCGCTATTACCGGCCGGAGATGCCGAATACCGATCCGCTGTTTATTGATGCATTGGCGACGGTCGTGTTAAAGCGGCTCGCAAAAGAAGGCGGTAAGCATGAGTGA
- the hemY gene encoding protoporphyrinogen oxidase, with translation MSEGKRTVVIIGGGITGLAAAYYLQKAAKEQQLPVTCKLVEATHRLGGKVQTVVRDGFVIERGPDSFLARKTSAFRLVKEVGLEREIVHNANGKSYILVNGKLHPIPGGAVMGIPTRIAPFVATGLFSPAGKLRAALDFVLPPVKTAGDMPLGRFFRRRLGDEVVDNLIEPLLSGIYAGDIDEMSLMATFPQFFQLEQKYGSLVRGAKRTTPKEQKERKGAFQTLKTGLQSLVEELEKRLEPGSVVKGARVERIIRVGSAYQLRFSNGETWEADSVIVAVPHHVVPDMFADYPFFAPFRSVPLTSVATVALAFPEEAIRQDIDGTGFVVSRRSDYTLTACTWTHKKWPYTAPPGKALLRGYVGRPGDEEIVDQPDDEIVRVVLDDLSKVMKIDGRPEFAVISRWKRAMPQYTVGHRERLAKIKQQMAAELPGVFLAGSSYEGLGLPDCIDQGEKAVGDVLDYLRQTE, from the coding sequence ATGAGTGAAGGAAAACGGACGGTTGTGATTATCGGCGGCGGCATTACGGGTCTCGCGGCCGCCTACTACTTGCAAAAAGCGGCTAAAGAACAGCAACTGCCAGTGACGTGTAAACTTGTCGAGGCGACGCACCGGCTCGGCGGAAAAGTGCAGACGGTCGTTCGTGACGGTTTTGTCATTGAACGGGGGCCGGACTCGTTTTTGGCGCGGAAAACGAGCGCATTCCGCCTTGTGAAAGAAGTCGGGCTCGAACGGGAAATCGTTCATAATGCGAACGGAAAGTCGTACATTTTGGTCAATGGCAAGCTGCACCCGATTCCAGGCGGAGCGGTGATGGGCATCCCGACGCGCATCGCCCCGTTTGTGGCGACCGGGTTGTTTTCGCCGGCCGGCAAGCTGCGGGCGGCGCTCGACTTCGTGCTGCCGCCGGTGAAAACAGCCGGTGATATGCCGCTTGGCCGCTTTTTTCGCCGCCGTTTAGGCGATGAAGTGGTGGACAATTTGATCGAACCGCTGCTGTCTGGCATTTACGCCGGCGACATCGACGAAATGAGCTTAATGGCAACGTTCCCGCAGTTTTTTCAGCTGGAACAAAAATACGGCAGCCTCGTTCGCGGTGCGAAACGGACGACGCCAAAGGAACAGAAGGAGCGAAAAGGGGCATTTCAGACGTTAAAAACCGGCTTGCAGTCGCTCGTCGAAGAGTTGGAAAAGCGGCTTGAGCCAGGCAGCGTCGTCAAAGGGGCGCGCGTCGAGCGGATCATCCGCGTCGGTTCAGCGTATCAGCTGCGGTTCAGCAATGGTGAAACGTGGGAGGCGGACAGCGTCATTGTTGCGGTGCCGCACCATGTCGTGCCGGATATGTTCGCTGATTATCCGTTTTTTGCCCCGTTTCGGTCCGTGCCGCTGACGTCGGTGGCAACGGTCGCGCTTGCTTTTCCAGAGGAAGCGATCCGTCAAGATATTGACGGCACTGGGTTTGTTGTCTCGCGCCGCAGCGATTACACGCTGACGGCGTGCACGTGGACGCACAAAAAATGGCCGTACACGGCTCCGCCCGGCAAAGCGCTGCTGCGCGGCTATGTCGGACGCCCGGGCGATGAGGAGATCGTCGATCAACCGGATGACGAGATTGTCCGCGTTGTGTTGGATGATTTAAGTAAAGTGATGAAAATTGACGGCCGGCCGGAGTTTGCCGTCATCTCCCGGTGGAAGCGGGCGATGCCGCAATATACAGTCGGGCATCGCGAGCGGCTGGCGAAAATTAAGCAACAGATGGCGGCTGAGTTGCCGGGAGTGTTTTTGGCCGGTAGCTCGTATGAAGGGCTCGGGCTGCCGGATTGCATCGACCAAGGAGAGAAGGCGGTCGGTGATGTGCTTGACTACTTGCGCCAAACGGAATAA